The following coding sequences lie in one Photobacterium sp. CCB-ST2H9 genomic window:
- the maoP gene encoding DUF413 domain-containing protein has product MRSVGKFYDDKNFPRGFNRSGVFTLSEANILESYGRTMRGIQEGLLQPENPEEVQFFAEITGQQEIASDFAKCWMKYLKQTSTKVRSYTLCNSPRKSSANSFEDDSDDSGGSDEDMDY; this is encoded by the coding sequence ATGAGAAGTGTAGGCAAATTTTACGACGATAAAAATTTCCCACGCGGCTTTAACCGCTCAGGCGTATTCACACTCAGCGAAGCCAATATTCTGGAAAGTTACGGACGTACCATGCGTGGTATCCAGGAAGGTTTGCTTCAGCCTGAAAACCCGGAAGAAGTGCAGTTTTTTGCTGAAATTACAGGTCAGCAGGAAATTGCATCAGATTTCGCGAAGTGCTGGATGAAGTACCTGAAACAGACATCCACCAAGGTACGTAGCTATACCTTGTGCAATTCTCCTCGCAAATCTTCGGCGAACAGCTTTGAAGATGACAGCGATGATAGCGGCGGTAGCGATGAGGATATGGATTACTGA
- the hdfR gene encoding HTH-type transcriptional regulator HdfR, producing the protein MDTELLKTFLEVTKTRHFGRAADNLYLTQSAVSFRIRQLESQLGNALFSRQRGNVHLTAAGERLQPYAEAILQTWSRARQDVALSDSCNNQITLGASALVWEFDGISDWISRIYGAIPDLALRLETVSRQGLAKQILNKSIDVVITSEPPKIDNLIVNKVREYQLQLVCHMPDCDMTGVKDMPLVYLDWGTRFAVEHSRIYELQKTPILHTHSSKMALEHLLNNGGVGYLPSPVIAHSVEAGELYVVKNAPVMEQTLYLIWRDDNEKIELLDRLLDVAFSEISESV; encoded by the coding sequence GTGGACACCGAATTACTGAAAACATTTCTTGAAGTCACCAAAACAAGGCATTTTGGCCGGGCTGCCGACAATTTATATCTGACGCAGTCGGCTGTCAGCTTTCGGATACGGCAGCTCGAATCACAACTGGGTAATGCTTTGTTTTCTCGCCAGCGTGGGAATGTTCACCTCACGGCAGCCGGTGAGCGGCTGCAGCCTTATGCTGAGGCGATTTTACAGACCTGGAGCCGTGCGAGGCAGGATGTTGCTTTATCAGACTCCTGTAATAATCAGATAACGCTGGGGGCTTCGGCATTGGTGTGGGAGTTTGATGGCATCTCAGACTGGATCAGCCGCATCTATGGCGCGATTCCGGACCTAGCTTTGCGACTCGAGACGGTTTCAAGACAGGGGCTGGCGAAACAGATTCTGAATAAAAGCATTGATGTGGTCATTACCAGTGAACCGCCCAAGATTGACAACCTGATTGTCAATAAAGTCAGGGAGTATCAGTTACAACTGGTTTGTCATATGCCGGATTGTGATATGACAGGTGTCAAAGATATGCCTTTAGTTTATCTGGACTGGGGAACCCGTTTCGCGGTAGAGCATAGCCGCATATATGAGTTACAGAAAACACCGATACTGCATACCCATTCAAGCAAGATGGCGCTGGAGCATTTGCTGAATAATGGTGGTGTCGGTTATCTGCCATCGCCTGTGATTGCTCACAGTGTTGAAGCAGGGGAGCTTTATGTCGTCAAGAATGCACCCGTGATGGAGCAAACTTTGTATCTGATCTGGCGCGATGACAACGAGAAAATTGAGTTGCTGGATCGCTTGCTGGACGTTGCGTTCAGTGAGATTAGTGAAAGTGTATAA
- the yjjG gene encoding pyrimidine 5'-nucleotidase — MKYQWILFDADETLFHFDAYSGLKLMFSRFEVDFTPEHFSEYQRINKPLWVDYQNGDINAEQIKHLRFEYWASKLNVTTVTLNSAFLEAMADTCSLLPGAASMLERLNPHVKMGIITNGFTELQDVRLRRTGVTDYFSTLIISEQVGAAKPAPEIFDYALNAIGNPERSKVLMVGDNPHSDILGGINAGMDTCWLNHHDHEAPEGIRPSYIVSHLDELSSLLLKDVQ, encoded by the coding sequence ATGAAATACCAGTGGATATTGTTTGATGCTGACGAAACACTTTTCCATTTCGATGCTTACAGCGGCCTCAAACTGATGTTTTCCCGTTTTGAGGTTGATTTTACCCCTGAGCATTTCTCTGAATATCAACGTATCAACAAACCACTTTGGGTGGACTATCAAAACGGTGATATCAACGCTGAGCAAATCAAACACCTGCGTTTTGAATACTGGGCTTCCAAGCTCAATGTCACGACAGTCACTCTGAACAGCGCATTTCTTGAGGCGATGGCAGACACCTGTTCATTACTGCCAGGCGCGGCTTCAATGCTGGAACGGCTGAATCCGCACGTAAAAATGGGCATTATTACCAACGGGTTTACTGAACTTCAGGATGTCCGTTTACGCCGGACCGGGGTCACAGATTACTTCTCTACATTAATCATTTCAGAACAGGTCGGCGCAGCCAAACCAGCCCCTGAGATTTTTGATTACGCGCTGAATGCGATCGGTAACCCAGAACGCAGCAAAGTGCTCATGGTCGGTGACAATCCGCATTCAGACATTCTGGGGGGCATCAATGCAGGCATGGATACCTGCTGGCTGAATCATCATGATCACGAGGCACCGGAAGGTATTCGTCCGAGTTATATCGTCAGCCACCTGGATGAGCTGTCTTCACTCTTACTGAAAGACGTACAGTAA
- a CDS encoding chemotaxis protein, whose protein sequence is MLKTATNQSQGMLLFRLNSRQLFAIGTLKVKEIVPFTPLTAIPQSHPTVLGAASLRGDTLPVIDMAKAIGYPALTPEELKQCYIIITDCRRRLVGFLVRGINKITECNWHNIDAPPPSLGRNIFVTGVTNIENQLVQLLDIELLLSKVFPDSPESLHPVLTDVQREILRPLKILLVDDSAVARRQLCQAMDSVSIPYHIATTGTDALRMLNQAADAGHPFEILVSDIEMPGLDGYELAFEVQNSAKLSGTYIILHTSLSSEISVSQAHQVGAHEALTKFEANELIHAMLRGAHQHQENVLTEDQKNYVE, encoded by the coding sequence ATGCTCAAAACCGCAACCAATCAATCTCAGGGGATGCTGCTTTTTCGGCTGAATTCCCGGCAACTGTTTGCCATTGGCACACTGAAAGTGAAAGAAATCGTTCCTTTTACGCCTTTAACTGCTATTCCGCAATCCCATCCAACGGTTTTAGGAGCAGCCAGCCTCCGTGGTGACACCTTGCCGGTGATCGATATGGCTAAGGCCATCGGTTACCCTGCGCTCACACCGGAAGAACTGAAGCAATGCTATATCATTATCACCGACTGCCGCCGCCGGCTGGTTGGTTTTCTGGTTCGAGGGATCAACAAAATTACAGAGTGTAACTGGCATAACATTGACGCCCCGCCGCCATCGCTGGGCCGAAACATCTTTGTTACCGGTGTGACAAATATTGAGAACCAGCTGGTTCAGTTATTAGATATTGAGTTGTTGTTGTCTAAAGTGTTTCCTGATTCTCCTGAAAGCCTTCATCCGGTTCTGACCGATGTTCAGCGCGAAATTCTGCGCCCGCTGAAAATTCTGCTGGTAGATGATTCTGCCGTTGCCCGCCGCCAGCTTTGTCAGGCAATGGACAGCGTGAGCATCCCTTATCACATCGCAACTACCGGGACTGACGCCCTCAGAATGCTGAATCAGGCTGCCGACGCAGGTCACCCCTTTGAAATTCTGGTCAGTGACATTGAAATGCCGGGACTGGATGGCTACGAGCTGGCATTTGAAGTCCAGAACAGTGCCAAACTGAGTGGCACCTATATAATCCTGCACACATCGCTGTCGAGCGAAATCAGTGTCTCTCAGGCACATCAGGTGGGTGCCCATGAAGCACTGACTAAATTCGAAGCGAATGAGCTGATTCATGCCATGTTAAGAGGTGCGCATCAGCATCAGGAAAATGTGTTGACTGAAGATCAAAAAAATTATGTCGAATAA